In one Helicobacter ibis genomic region, the following are encoded:
- a CDS encoding RDD family protein, with protein MNVDKIEEILAREEFEVAPIWKRVLAYLIDDLLISMVLIGIYWDTIMQNVNDPEALIYVISSSWFILYVIRVAYQAIFVKMYGATIGKMVVKIRIIEVELLDNPSWKQSFLRSLLRALSEFLMYLPFFFVFTNAIYQSLHDRISKTLVINFR; from the coding sequence ATGAATGTGGATAAAATAGAAGAAATTTTAGCTAGAGAAGAATTTGAAGTAGCTCCAATTTGGAAGAGAGTATTAGCGTATTTGATAGATGATTTGCTTATCAGTATGGTGCTAATTGGAATTTATTGGGATACTATAATGCAAAATGTAAATGACCCGGAAGCTTTGATATATGTGATTTCTAGCTCGTGGTTTATATTGTATGTAATAAGAGTTGCATATCAGGCTATTTTTGTGAAGATGTATGGTGCTACAATTGGAAAAATGGTGGTAAAGATTCGTATAATTGAGGTCGAATTACTAGATAATCCTAGTTGGAAGCAGTCATTCTTACGTTCATTGCTTAGAGCATTGAGTGAATTTTTAATGTATTTACCATTTTTCTTTGTATTTACAAACGCTATATATCAAAGCTTACATGATAGA
- a CDS encoding c-type cytochrome: MKKLLIATLLSMNLISANECVCFELKGEFGEEIREILKKYSKNLGSKDIKIVRENDDLTPQEKSFVDSLLGTGNPTSTRAYQANKENGEKLYKRDCASCHGQKAETSVATRKPINTWKASDIVDELRTYQNQTFEGQSRFVKNQIAQRYSKDDMRDIAYFIESLR, translated from the coding sequence ATGAAAAAACTACTAATTGCAACTTTGCTAAGCATGAATCTTATAAGTGCGAATGAATGTGTTTGTTTTGAACTAAAAGGTGAATTTGGGGAAGAAATTAGAGAAATACTAAAAAAATATTCTAAAAATCTAGGTTCAAAAGATATAAAAATAGTCAGAGAAAACGATGATCTAACACCACAAGAAAAAAGTTTTGTGGATAGCTTGCTTGGCACTGGTAATCCAACTAGCACAAGAGCATATCAAGCAAACAAAGAAAATGGAGAAAAACTATACAAAAGAGATTGTGCAAGCTGTCATGGTCAAAAGGCTGAAACATCAGTAGCAACAAGAAAACCAATTAACACATGGAAAGCAAGTGATATAGTAGATGAGCTAAGAACTTATCAAAACCAAACATTCGAAGGTCAATCAAGATTCGTCAAAAATCAAATAGCACAACGATACAGCAAAGATGACATGAGAGATATAGCTTATTTCATAGAATCTCTAAGATAA
- the purD gene encoding phosphoribosylamine--glycine ligase, translating into MKIVIVGSGGREYSIGLALSSESKVSKIYFYPGNGATCEIGENLDCKNDDEFVSFVIDNDISLVIVGPESPLVDGLADRLRENNILVFGPSKNAARLEASKAFMKEFAKRHNIPTARFLRTSSYDDGCNFIDSLQEPIVVKADGLCAGKGVIIAQSKDEAKSALKDMLDGSSFGDSGRLVVIEEFLDGFELSVFAMCDGEGYIVLPAAQDHKRLLNNDKGPNTGGMGAYAPSPLASSDIIKKVEQNIIIPTLNGMKNEGNPFSGALFCGIMVVNGEPYLLEFNVRFGDPECEVLMPLFESGLLDCFLGCAKGDVRSVKYALREGVCVGVVLASKDYPYKSSKETEISIAKNDNKNTFISFAGVRNDNGKLLASGGRVLVCVGYGQDVLSARNNAYNLVEKIEFSGKQYRNDIAYQAL; encoded by the coding sequence ATGAAAATAGTGATAGTTGGCAGTGGTGGAAGAGAATACTCAATCGGCTTGGCATTAAGCAGTGAATCTAAAGTTAGCAAGATTTATTTTTATCCTGGAAATGGTGCTACTTGTGAAATTGGGGAGAATCTAGATTGCAAAAATGATGATGAGTTTGTGAGCTTTGTTATAGATAATGATATATCTTTAGTGATAGTTGGACCTGAATCACCTTTGGTTGATGGTTTAGCTGATAGGTTAAGAGAGAATAATATTTTAGTCTTTGGCCCTAGTAAAAATGCTGCAAGATTAGAAGCCTCAAAGGCATTTATGAAAGAATTTGCAAAGAGGCACAATATTCCTACTGCAAGATTTTTGCGAACTAGCAGTTATGATGATGGATGTAATTTTATTGATAGTCTGCAAGAGCCAATTGTAGTTAAAGCCGATGGATTGTGTGCTGGTAAGGGGGTTATAATTGCACAGAGTAAAGATGAAGCAAAAAGTGCATTAAAAGATATGCTAGATGGTTCTAGTTTTGGCGATTCTGGTAGGCTTGTTGTTATTGAAGAGTTTTTAGATGGATTTGAGTTATCTGTATTTGCTATGTGTGATGGAGAGGGCTATATAGTGCTTCCAGCAGCACAAGATCACAAAAGGCTATTAAATAATGACAAAGGACCAAATACTGGCGGTATGGGTGCTTATGCACCATCTCCACTAGCTAGTAGTGATATTATTAAAAAAGTTGAGCAAAATATAATTATTCCAACTCTAAATGGTATGAAAAATGAGGGTAATCCGTTTAGCGGAGCGTTATTTTGTGGAATCATGGTTGTAAATGGTGAGCCTTATTTGCTTGAGTTTAATGTAAGGTTTGGAGATCCAGAGTGTGAAGTATTAATGCCACTTTTTGAAAGTGGTCTATTGGATTGCTTTTTAGGTTGTGCAAAAGGAGATGTAAGAAGCGTGAAGTATGCTTTAAGAGAGGGTGTTTGTGTTGGAGTGGTTTTAGCCTCAAAAGACTATCCTTATAAATCATCTAAAGAAACAGAAATAAGCATAGCTAAAAATGATAATAAAAATACATTTATATCATTTGCTGGAGTTAGAAATGATAATGGTAAATTATTGGCAAGTGGCGGTAGAGTGCTTGTGTGTGTTGGTTATGGGCAAGATGTGCTGAGTGCTAGAAATAATGCCTATAATTTAGTAGAAAAGATAGAATTTTCTGGCAAACAATATAGAAATGATATAGCATATCAGGCGTTATAG